From a single Oreochromis niloticus isolate F11D_XX linkage group LG3, O_niloticus_UMD_NMBU, whole genome shotgun sequence genomic region:
- the LOC109201444 gene encoding programmed cell death 1 ligand 1-like, translating into MDISHTYKVEMISVTSASLCWTLLFAYLLCVFADQKNIKAVVGQTVTLPCQAPKNNNSIIAAEWSRNDLGDKYLLLYWKEQFDPKKQHPSFKNRVDLQDRQMKDGDVSLILKDVTTTDSGTYECRVVQRGTNMDDDETISTIYLRVVAPGQTRRRREAVSDGVIIGQGVYIAAVFVVGLFIFYICYRRMNGRIN; encoded by the exons ATGGATATTTCTCACACTTATAAAGTGGAAATGATCTCTGTAACATCTGCATCTCTCTGCTGGACTTTACTTTTTGCTTACCTCCTCTGTGTCTTTGCAG accagaaaaacatcaaaGCAGTGGTTGGACAGACGGTCACTCTGCCATGTCAAgctccaaaaaacaacaactccaTCATTGCTGCAGAGTGGAGCAGAAATGATCTGGGGGATAAATATTTACTTTTGTACTGGAAAGAGCAATTTGATCCAAAAAAACAGCATCCATCTTTCAAGAACCGGGttgatctgcaggacagacagatgaaggatggagacgtgtcctTGATTCTGAAGGACGTGACGACTACAGACAGTGGAACATATGAGTGTCGTGTTGTACAGAGAGGAACAAATATGGATGATGATGAAACCATCAGCACCATTTACCTTAGAGTCGTTGCTCCAG GTCAAACAAGAAGACGCAGAGAGGCTGTTTCTGATGGAGTGATAATTGGTCAGGGGGTTTATAttgcagctgtttttgttgttggctTGTTTATCTTTTACATATGCTATAGAAGAATGAACGGCAGGATAAACTGA